The genome window GCCTATCTCCCTGCTTATCTCTCCTACTCTTGTGGCTGATTCAACCCTGCGAAGGTTCAAAGATGCCGGGGCAGAGATGGTGGGGATAGCTATTGATGCGGCCACGGAGGAGCTGTTTGTGAATCACCGGGGCAATGGAGTCAAGGACCCGCATAAGTGGGCGAAATACTGGCAAGTATTGGAAGAAGCCGTCGGCGTGTTCGGGAAGGATAAAACCGGCTGTCACCTCATTGTTGGACTGGGGGAAACAGAGCAGGAGATGGTGGAAACAATTCAACGGGTAAGGGACTTAGGCGCCAGAACCCACCTCTTCTCCTTTCATCCGGAAGTCGGCTCTTTACTTGAAGATAGCCCTTCCTGCGATGTTGGTCAATACCGACGGGTACAACTATCCCGCTATTTGATTGATCATGGCCTGTCTTCTAAATACCAAATGAGTTTTGATGACCAGGGCAGGATAATCAATTTCGGTCTGAATGGCCGCCAATTGGAGCAGATAATCGAATCAGGCAAACCCTTTCAGACCTCAGGTTGTCCGGGCAAGACAATGGAAGGGGCTTGTAATCGCCCCTTTGGCGATGGCCCGCCTTCTGACATCCGCAGTTTCCCTTTTGAATTGAACCAGAGTGACCTCAAAAAAGTCCGGAAGCAGATGACTGGCTAAAGGCTTACCCTTACCCACATTTTTTGAAAACCACGAAGAACACGAAGGGCACGAAGAATTTAAAACAAATCTTTTAATCCCATCTTTCAATATCTTCTCATTAAAATTCATT of bacterium contains these proteins:
- a CDS encoding radical SAM protein; translated protein: MLKESPGHVRLSLAAAMTLRLASGRFYRKARLYCINLLLTYADGCVGRCSYCGLSKEREGEYEEKSFIRVAWPIYKLSTVRERLNKYAGWVERICISMITNRRAVEDTIAITSHLREEIDLPISLLISPTLVADSTLRRFKDAGAEMVGIAIDAATEELFVNHRGNGVKDPHKWAKYWQVLEEAVGVFGKDKTGCHLIVGLGETEQEMVETIQRVRDLGARTHLFSFHPEVGSLLEDSPSCDVGQYRRVQLSRYLIDHGLSSKYQMSFDDQGRIINFGLNGRQLEQIIESGKPFQTSGCPGKTMEGACNRPFGDGPPSDIRSFPFELNQSDLKKVRKQMTG